The window CCCATGTTCTGTTTCAGCTTTTCCAGATCCGGATCAGCATCAGTTTCCACGTTTATAACACCCATGTGCCCAACCTTCACAGGAACACGTACGGATGTCACATTTATCCTCATTTTTCTGTTCTTAATTTTACCATTCTCAACAGAACCGTACATTTTTGATATCTCTGCAGGTATCTTCTCCTCCTCTCCATGGATATACGGCACTATATTATCGTCTATGGACATATAGGGAAGACCAGAATAACCAGCGCCGCTGATCGCCTGCATTGATACGATAGAAATTCTACTGTAGTCTATTCCCAGTATTTCAGCAAGCGGCATGGCCATAATGGCAGATGTGCAGTTTGGATTTTTTACATATTTAGTTTTTTTATCTTCAAGAATCTCAAGATGATTAAAGTTCAATTCCGGGTTTATCAATGGCACATCCTCAGACATCCTGAATGGGGATGCGTTGGAGATAACATTTATTCCATTTTTAATAAGTTTTACCTCTATGCCCTCAGCGGCCTCAGGGGGAAGTGCTGAAAGGACGTAATCCACATCCCTATGATCCTCAGGGGATGTTGAGACCATTGGCATGTTTCTATACCGGTCCGGAATGGGTCCCTGCTCTATCCAGTTTACTGTTTTGCCGAACTCCTTGCCCGTCCTTGATCCAGAGGCACTGATTTTAACAAGATCTATATATGGATGATTTGCTAAAATCCTGATCATTTTCTGGCCTACCATGCCGGTGGCGCCCAGTAATGATACCCTTATTTTATCCATGAAGCTGCCTCCTGGAAGCATTTTTTGTTGTTTATAAGGTCTTCATCCAGAAGAAGTGATAGTGAAAGCGCATCCATATGATACAGATGTTCATGCCCTATACTTGAAAGTATATTTTTGCTTAAATCAGGATCCGATATTCCATGCCCTATGAAAACGAGCAGGTTTCTTTCAGGTGTGGTGCCATAGGATGCAAGGGCAACGCATTTAACTGACTTTACTGGTTTTCTGGTAATCCTGGTTTTGCCACTCTCATACAGTGATTCAACTGTTATATCTATATTCTTTCCTATTACTGGCGTAAATGTCTTATAATTAAAATTCTTAACACCGAAATGAGACATTTTGAGTACCTCACTGAGGGAAACCTCAGGGAGTGTTCTGGAATCCGAAAATATTGTGGGATCTGATGTCATTATTCCAGGGACGTCAGTTATTATCCTTACGCTGCAACTCAGCACAGATGCAAATATTATTGCAGTGTAATCACTTCCACCACGACCAACAGTTGTTATCTTTCCATTTTCGTCCATTCCATAAAATCCTGGAACTATGGTAATATCCCCAAATACCGTATTCCTTATCCTTTCAGCAGTTCTATCCTCTATAAAAGTTGCATTCCCGAAAACACTATCGGTGACAATTAATGGGTCTATTATATACGATATTTTAAAGCCATTATCCCGCAAAAAGCTGTATATCAGCACGGTTGACATTCTTTCTCCATAGGATATTACAAGGTCCCGCAACTGCAAATTTTTATCCATCAAAACAAGCCTTTTCAGCTCGTCTCTGAATTTTCCCAGGATGCCTTTTATTTCATCAGGCAGGTCAGTCATTGTGATATGCATGTTGTAAATATTTTCAATAATGCCTGTGTTTTTTGTTTCATAGGCTTCTATCAACATATTCGTTACATTCTTAAGGGCGGATGTAACAATAATGCAATTATGGCAGTCCATCAATTTTTGTTTTATAAGGATTAAATCTTCCTTATTTTTCAATATTGATCCACCTATCTTTACAACTTGCATTTTACCACTTTCATTTTGTATAACACTTCACTATAAAGGTTTTATGAAACCATTATATAACTAAATGAGGGTGAGTAATTTATTATACATGCATGTTATAAAATATCACGTTAAATTATATATTTGTTTTAGATAATAATATTAATCTATAACCATTTCTTTCACAAACTCTGAAAAGTCCTTTACTTTGCTGTCATATGCCAGGTTGTTATAGCAGAGGGGGCATATTGTAACCAAGTTATCGGATTTTTCCTTCAACTCCCTGTATCTCTGCACGGATACGCCCCCTGCAGTATCAGGGAATAGTAGTTCATCCGGGCCTCCACAGCACATATTGAGTTTTCCATTCCGTTCCGGCATTCTTACATCAGTAATGGAAGTCAATATGTCCACTGCCCTGAATCCGTTATTATGCAACACCATATGGCATGGCTCCTGAACTGTAATTCCATCGTCGAATTTTCTATAATTAAGGTTTAGAAGGTCAGTATAATATATAACATCAATATCAAATCCAGGAACATACTCAGGGTATACATTCAAAAGCAGGTCATGTGTATGAGGATCCACTGTTATTATCCTCTTAACACCCCTTTTCCTTAAAAAATTATAAAATTTCCTAGCATATTCCCTGAAATCATCCGTGTAGCCAAGATCGTATAGAAACATTCCGGGATATGGCTCATTTTCTCCAAGGTACCCAAATTCAACCCCTGATTTTTTAAGCATATCAACTATATTCCTCAAATCCGCATCCATCTTCATCTTCAGTTTTTTATCATAAAAATGCCTTGACAGTTTTATTAATGAAATGTGATTTTTCATTGCGGATGCAACATCTTTCACAACCCTTTCATCAATATGCTTCCTTATCCTGTTGATTGACCGCGTATATGGCATCATCTGATACATATGCCCTGTAATGATAACTGTACTGCTCTTTTGGAATCTTATGCCATCTGCCCATTCAGCAGCCTCCCTTTTTAGGCCCAGTGGACTTTCATATTTCATGATACTTTCCCTTATAAGGGCCGCGACAGGATTTTTTTGTCCCCTCTCACCGGTTACAATGAATTCCCTCATAAGTTCACTTACAACACCGGCATTCACGCCTGCCGGGCATACATTTACACAGGCGTAGCAGTCAAGGCATGAATAAAATGAATCTCCCAGTTCCAGGTCATTGTCTGGATTTTTAAGTGCAAAATCGGCAAGTATAACCCGCCCACGTGCCCCGAACACAGAATTATACTGGTTGGCACCAAGTGTAGGGCAAACACTTTCACAGAATCCACAGCTTATGCACTTATCAGTTATATTCTCTATTTCTTTAATTAGGTTCATAAAAAATCTTGCCTCTATTTAATATTTCATTCGGATCAAATACTTTTTTTATAGATTTCATAATTTCTAATGTATAAAGGGAATCTCTATCCTTGTATTCCTCATAAAGAAGCCTGTTTTTTTCTGTGCCGATCCCGTGTTCTGCTGAAACCGAACCCCTATGCCTTATGGCTGCCCTGGCAATGTCCATCTGAAGTTTTTCCATTTTCTTTCTGCCTTCATCGGTGTTATCCATGAATATGTTTGCATGTATATTGCCATCGCCAATGTGCCCGAATAATGTAGCCCTCATCCCATCATTATTTATGGACTCTGCAATTTCCTTCATAGTACTGGCCAGTTCGGTTGATGGCACTATTACGTCTCCAATTACCACCAGCTGATTATTATTTTCTCTAAGGTCAAGAAGTGCGGAATATGCACCCTTCCTGGCTGCGTAAATTTTATCCATATGGTTCTGGTCTGTTATAACTGTAACATCATCCGTAAATTCATTCAGTATCTTTTTTACATCTTCTATCTTTCTTGCAAGTCCTTCTTCCGGGCTGTCCACGTCAATCATCAAAAGAAACTGTGTATATTCTGGTATGTCTATTTCCATGTTTTTTCTTATGGAATTAATTGTTCCCAGGTCCATGAATTCAGCTATCAGTGGGGTTATTCCCTTACTTTTTATTGAATCCATGGATTTTCCCACGCTTTCAATATCTTTATAAAAAGCTATGAGCTTTGCAGTTGCCTCAGGCAATGGCTCTATTTTCAGTATAGCCCTTGTTATCACGCCAAGTGTTCCCTCACTGCCTATCATGAGTGCCGTAATGTCATACCCTGCACTTCTCTTGAGTGTGTATTCGCCTGTTCTGATTATATGCCCGTCCGGGACCACAACATCCATGCCCAGGACCCATTCCTTGGTGGCACCGTACCTAACTGCCCGTAATCCCCCTGCGTTTGTGGATAACGATCCCCCTATTGTTGATGCCCGTGAGCTTGCCGGATCAGGTGGATAGAAAAAATTGTACTTCCTGAGTTCCTGATTCAGTATGTCTATCCTTACCCCTGGCTCACATACAGCATATCTGGAAGATGTGTTGATTTCAAGTATTCTATTTAAATTCATTGTGCTAATAATAATGCCATTGAAATCTGTTACAGATGAACCTGTGAGGGATGTTCCTCCACTGCGTACTGTTACGTTAATTTTGTAGTTATTGCACACACCGAGGATTGTTGAAATATCCCCGGGATTATCGGGAAGGCATACTGCAAGAGGAAGTTTACCGGTTATGTACGAGGCATCCTTCATAAAAGGAATAAGCTCCTCTTTTGTGGTAAGTATTTTATTATTTCCCAGCTTTGAAATTAGCTCCGCTATGGCATCTGTTTCTGGCTTCTGCATGCTAAATGTAAAACATCCCTATTATTAAGGATTTTCATAATCATGATCCTGTTTAGAAATGTTTATAACAGCCATAGTTTTACTGATTTATGGAAACCAATACCGTTGCTGATTATGTTTACAGGCATAACAACGTTAAGGGAATGTATATGGTTTTAATTGCATCGGCCAGCGTATTCCTGGACGTATGGGATTTAACCGCATTCGGATTTGTGCTTACCTTCTTCAAGGCCACCTTCCTGCCTGCAGGGATAATACTTGGGGTTTCTGTGGCAGCGGCCAACATTGGAGCCATCGCAGGTGCTATTCTAGGCGGATATCTTACAGATAAGTTCGGAAGAAAGAGGCTTTTGATTTATAATATGGCTGTCTTCGTTGTTTTCTCATTCCTTATCGCGGTTTCAACAAACATATACCAGTTCATAGCCTTCAGGCTGATAATGGGATTCTCCATAGGGAGCGATGTTGCGACTGGATTTTCCTATATATATGAGTATATAAGCAGGGGACAGAGAAACCATTATTACTCCCTCTGGGCATACAGCTTTTCAGTTGTGGCGCTTATAGCAGTTGGATCCGTATTTTTCCTGACGAGGGAAATCAATAACGATTCTGTATGGAGGTATATATTTGTTATTGGCGGTGTATTTGCAGCCATCATACTGCTGCTCAGAACAAAAATTACTGAAACACCTGTCTGGCTGTATGGCAATGGAAAATACAGGGAAACAAAGGATGTGGTTAAGAAAGTGTACGGTGAGGACCTGGATTTAGGAACCAAGGCTGAGAAAGATCATATAACAGTGAAAAATCTGATTAACCTTTTCCATAAAGGATTGAACAGAGACCTCATATTCACATTTTCACTTAATGGCATTGTGGGATTCATAGGATGGGGATTCGCCTTTTATATTACCTATATGCTTACGGCTCTAAAATTCCTGGCCTTCTACCAGGTACTGGAAGCAGACGCAATTATCTACGCTTTTGGATTGATGGGTGCACTTTTATCCCCATATATGGCAAGGCATTTTGGAATATATAGATCTGCCGTGATTCCTGCCATAATCGCTTCCCTAGCTATATTCGCGCTCTTTCTCACGTTTGATCACATTCTTCCGGTATATTTTGTTGTCCCTCTTTCTATTGTAATAATATTTATGAATTACTCCGGGCCCATGGCATATAATGCGGTGCTGAATGAGTTTATACCAACATCCTTAAGGGGCG of the Ferroplasma sp. genome contains:
- the asd gene encoding aspartate-semialdehyde dehydrogenase encodes the protein MDKIRVSLLGATGMVGQKMIRILANHPYIDLVKISASGSRTGKEFGKTVNWIEQGPIPDRYRNMPMVSTSPEDHRDVDYVLSALPPEAAEGIEVKLIKNGINVISNASPFRMSEDVPLINPELNFNHLEILEDKKTKYVKNPNCTSAIMAMPLAEILGIDYSRISIVSMQAISGAGYSGLPYMSIDDNIVPYIHGEEEKIPAEISKMYGSVENGKIKNRKMRINVTSVRVPVKVGHMGVINVETDADPDLEKLKQNMGNFSPLKRFSGLYSAPPHPLVVHEEEDRPQNALDTYNGMEIHIGRISYRDGILRMVVLGNNLVRGAAGITVLTMETMKQMKLI
- a CDS encoding (Fe-S)-binding protein, coding for MNLIKEIENITDKCISCGFCESVCPTLGANQYNSVFGARGRVILADFALKNPDNDLELGDSFYSCLDCYACVNVCPAGVNAGVVSELMREFIVTGERGQKNPVAALIRESIMKYESPLGLKREAAEWADGIRFQKSSTVIITGHMYQMMPYTRSINRIRKHIDERVVKDVASAMKNHISLIKLSRHFYDKKLKMKMDADLRNIVDMLKKSGVEFGYLGENEPYPGMFLYDLGYTDDFREYARKFYNFLRKRGVKRIITVDPHTHDLLLNVYPEYVPGFDIDVIYYTDLLNLNYRKFDDGITVQEPCHMVLHNNGFRAVDILTSITDVRMPERNGKLNMCCGGPDELLFPDTAGGVSVQRYRELKEKSDNLVTICPLCYNNLAYDSKVKDFSEFVKEMVID
- a CDS encoding FAD-binding oxidoreductase encodes the protein MQKPETDAIAELISKLGNNKILTTKEELIPFMKDASYITGKLPLAVCLPDNPGDISTILGVCNNYKINVTVRSGGTSLTGSSVTDFNGIIISTMNLNRILEINTSSRYAVCEPGVRIDILNQELRKYNFFYPPDPASSRASTIGGSLSTNAGGLRAVRYGATKEWVLGMDVVVPDGHIIRTGEYTLKRSAGYDITALMIGSEGTLGVITRAILKIEPLPEATAKLIAFYKDIESVGKSMDSIKSKGITPLIAEFMDLGTINSIRKNMEIDIPEYTQFLLMIDVDSPEEGLARKIEDVKKILNEFTDDVTVITDQNHMDKIYAARKGAYSALLDLRENNNQLVVIGDVIVPSTELASTMKEIAESINNDGMRATLFGHIGDGNIHANIFMDNTDEGRKKMEKLQMDIARAAIRHRGSVSAEHGIGTEKNRLLYEEYKDRDSLYTLEIMKSIKKVFDPNEILNRGKIFYEPN
- a CDS encoding MFS transporter; the encoded protein is METNTVADYVYRHNNVKGMYMVLIASASVFLDVWDLTAFGFVLTFFKATFLPAGIILGVSVAAANIGAIAGAILGGYLTDKFGRKRLLIYNMAVFVVFSFLIAVSTNIYQFIAFRLIMGFSIGSDVATGFSYIYEYISRGQRNHYYSLWAYSFSVVALIAVGSVFFLTREINNDSVWRYIFVIGGVFAAIILLLRTKITETPVWLYGNGKYRETKDVVKKVYGEDLDLGTKAEKDHITVKNLINLFHKGLNRDLIFTFSLNGIVGFIGWGFAFYITYMLTALKFLAFYQVLEADAIIYAFGLMGALLSPYMARHFGIYRSAVIPAIIASLAIFALFLTFDHILPVYFVVPLSIVIIFMNYSGPMAYNAVLNEFIPTSLRGVGNGWNYMFNKITEAVSGLTAGAILIIVGLRFNTIILFLIVGSFTAIALVAGRSGYFRNHKVSDFHTSPDE